A stretch of Gloeocapsopsis sp. IPPAS B-1203 DNA encodes these proteins:
- a CDS encoding secondary thiamine-phosphate synthase enzyme YjbQ, with translation MPIKNELIDIKTSEGISIHNITSEIEKILSATAIQNGQVLVFSRHTTTALAINEDEERLLHDIKVHLEKLAPPSEKYLHNDLHLRIVPPGEPMNAHSHLMAIMLSSSEVIPVADGKLALGTWQSVLFFDLDGPRTRSVFVQISGE, from the coding sequence ATGCCGATAAAGAATGAGCTAATTGACATCAAAACATCTGAAGGGATTAGCATTCACAATATTACGTCTGAAATCGAGAAAATTCTGAGTGCTACAGCAATTCAAAATGGTCAAGTTTTGGTATTTTCGCGACACACAACTACAGCTTTGGCAATTAATGAAGATGAGGAGAGATTACTGCACGATATTAAGGTGCATTTAGAGAAGTTAGCGCCTCCTTCTGAGAAGTACTTACACAACGACTTGCATTTGAGAATTGTTCCACCAGGTGAACCGATGAATGCGCACTCGCATTTGATGGCTATAATGCTGAGTAGTAGCGAGGTTATTCCAGTCGCGGACGGAAAGTTGGCATTGGGGACATGGCAATCGGTATTATTTTTTGATTTGGATGGTCCGCGTACGAGAAGTGTATTTGTGCAGATTAGTGGAGAGTAA
- a CDS encoding DUF4174 domain-containing protein, translating into MLDLKSYQWKNRLLLVAAPSENTPEYQQQMQLFSDQTAEFADRDLLLIELFSQGTSRINGKNVDSADVTQIKQQFNISNEFSVVLIGKDGTVKRRETTPIEPTAIFQKIDAMPMRQREMRSKIN; encoded by the coding sequence ATGCTTGACCTCAAATCATATCAATGGAAAAACCGCCTGCTACTAGTAGCCGCCCCATCAGAAAATACCCCAGAATACCAACAACAAATGCAACTGTTCTCAGATCAAACTGCAGAATTTGCAGACCGAGACTTACTCTTAATTGAATTGTTCTCCCAAGGTACAAGCCGCATTAACGGTAAAAATGTTGATTCAGCAGATGTTACCCAAATCAAACAACAATTTAATATTAGTAACGAATTCAGCGTAGTTCTTATTGGCAAAGATGGTACAGTCAAACGCCGCGAAACTACTCCCATTGAACCCACAGCTATTTTTCAAAAAATAGATGCTATGCCAATGCGCCAGCGAGAAATGCGCTCAAAAATTAATTAA
- a CDS encoding ABC transporter ATP-binding protein, whose amino-acid sequence MSLGNSKEVIYPINYLLEIKNLSVNYGGIQALKNIDITVNSGEVVTLIGANGAGKTTTLRAISRLVNCRSGQISYNGCNITRYPAHKVVHGGIAHCPEGRRVLARQTVLDNLKLGAYIRPDSATVKADINYQFKIFPRLFERRNQLAGTLSGGEQQMLAIARALMSKPKLLLLDEPSLGLAPAIVREIFSIIQNLRTTGVTILLVEQNANLALQIADRGYVLDAGCITLTDKASNLLKNEQVKKAYLG is encoded by the coding sequence ATGAGCTTAGGTAATTCCAAAGAAGTAATTTATCCTATCAACTATTTATTAGAAATCAAAAACTTATCGGTAAATTATGGCGGAATTCAAGCACTAAAAAATATTGATATTACTGTTAATTCTGGTGAAGTTGTTACCCTAATTGGTGCAAATGGTGCAGGAAAAACTACTACACTACGTGCAATCTCTCGACTTGTCAATTGTCGTAGCGGACAAATATCCTACAACGGATGCAACATCACTCGCTATCCTGCGCACAAAGTTGTTCACGGTGGTATCGCACATTGTCCCGAAGGAAGACGAGTACTAGCCCGCCAAACAGTTCTCGATAACTTAAAACTTGGTGCATATATCCGCCCCGACTCCGCAACTGTCAAAGCTGATATCAATTATCAGTTCAAGATTTTCCCACGTCTATTTGAACGCCGCAATCAACTTGCAGGAACCCTTAGTGGTGGCGAACAACAAATGCTAGCGATCGCCCGCGCTTTAATGAGTAAACCGAAACTCTTACTCTTAGACGAACCTAGCCTAGGACTCGCACCCGCGATTGTTCGTGAAATCTTCTCTATCATCCAAAACCTCCGCACTACTGGCGTCACTATTCTCTTAGTCGAACAAAACGCCAACCTCGCCCTGCAAATCGCCGATCGAGGCTATGTTTTAGACGCAGGCTGCATTACCCTTACTGACAAAGCCTCTAACTTACTCAAAAACGAACAAGTCAAAAAAGCTTACCTAGGTTAA
- a CDS encoding ABC transporter ATP-binding protein, translating into MEGARDKIVEEVNLKHNHPILEAQQLTRRFGGLVAVNTVSFTVNKNEIFGLIGPNGAGKTTLFNLITGLIQPSSGTLLYCGKELIKLRPHQIASQGIARTFQNIRLFGELTAIENIVVARHIHTNSNVITGVLGLPPAPKEEKNNRQKALELLAMVGLSSRASERSYNLPYGDQRRLEIARALALEPQILLLDEPAAGMNPNEKQGLSKFIRQIATDFNLTIILIEHHVPLVMGLCDRIAVLDFGQLIALGKPEKVRTDPAVIKAYLGAES; encoded by the coding sequence ATGGAAGGGGCGAGGGATAAGATCGTGGAAGAGGTAAACTTAAAGCATAATCATCCTATTTTGGAAGCACAGCAGCTAACGCGGAGATTTGGTGGTTTAGTTGCAGTAAATACTGTTTCGTTTACTGTTAATAAAAATGAGATTTTTGGTCTAATTGGTCCTAATGGTGCAGGTAAAACAACACTATTTAATTTAATTACAGGATTAATTCAACCTTCTAGTGGAACATTACTGTATTGTGGTAAAGAACTTATTAAACTTCGCCCGCATCAAATTGCCTCTCAAGGAATCGCTAGAACATTTCAAAATATTCGCTTATTCGGCGAACTGACTGCAATAGAAAATATTGTTGTTGCTAGACATATTCATACTAATAGTAATGTGATTACTGGAGTTTTAGGTTTACCACCCGCGCCTAAAGAAGAGAAAAATAATAGGCAAAAAGCACTAGAACTTCTTGCCATGGTTGGTTTAAGCAGTCGTGCTTCAGAAAGGTCTTATAACTTACCTTATGGCGATCAACGAAGATTAGAAATTGCTCGCGCGTTAGCTTTAGAACCACAAATTTTACTTTTAGATGAACCAGCAGCAGGAATGAACCCCAACGAGAAACAAGGTTTAAGTAAATTTATTCGGCAAATTGCTACAGATTTTAACTTAACAATCATCCTAATAGAGCATCATGTACCACTTGTAATGGGATTATGCGATCGCATTGCTGTTTTAGATTTTGGTCAGTTAATTGCGCTCGGAAAACCCGAAAAAGTCAGAACTGATCCAGCAGTCATAAAAGCTTACCTAGGAGCAGAATCATGA
- a CDS encoding branched-chain amino acid ABC transporter permease: MVGFFDTYGFLIVSMVIGAMLGLSLYLPLMAGQLSLASPGFYALGGYVAAILSTQVFSATQGLFPVPLLLLEMLVAGVICGILGVIVGIPALRLRGIYLAIATIAFVEVLRVISLNLEITGGAVGIFGIPQPFQTAIEYLWIAVPLLALSMFFLYRVEKIRVGRAFAAIREDELAADAMAINPTYYKVLAFTLGAILAGMVGALSAHFLNTWNARQGTFDASIIYLTFVLIGGSRSFVGPVLGGMVFTALPEVLRAIADTAGLPVTLAQFLRDGRLIIFGLLIVVGTIFFPQGLVTPELWKGRGIRSWKR; encoded by the coding sequence ATGGTTGGCTTTTTTGATACCTATGGGTTTTTAATTGTCTCAATGGTTATTGGGGCAATGCTCGGACTATCATTATACTTACCTCTCATGGCTGGACAACTGTCTTTAGCAAGTCCTGGCTTTTATGCTTTGGGAGGCTATGTTGCTGCAATTCTGTCAACGCAAGTCTTTTCTGCTACGCAAGGGTTATTTCCGGTTCCACTGTTACTGTTAGAAATGCTAGTTGCTGGTGTCATATGTGGGATACTAGGCGTCATTGTTGGAATTCCTGCATTACGGTTACGCGGAATTTATTTGGCGATCGCCACAATTGCTTTTGTTGAAGTATTACGGGTTATTTCCCTTAATCTCGAAATTACTGGCGGTGCAGTAGGTATTTTTGGTATTCCGCAACCGTTTCAAACTGCGATTGAGTACCTATGGATTGCAGTTCCTTTACTTGCACTCAGTATGTTCTTTCTATACCGCGTAGAAAAAATTCGTGTTGGAAGGGCTTTTGCTGCAATTCGCGAAGATGAACTCGCCGCTGATGCAATGGCAATCAATCCAACTTACTACAAGGTTTTGGCTTTCACTCTAGGCGCAATTTTAGCAGGAATGGTAGGTGCGCTTAGTGCCCACTTTCTCAACACCTGGAATGCTCGTCAAGGAACTTTTGATGCGAGTATCATCTATCTCACTTTTGTGTTGATTGGTGGCTCAAGAAGCTTTGTTGGGCCAGTATTAGGCGGTATGGTATTTACAGCATTACCAGAAGTGTTAAGAGCGATCGCTGACACCGCAGGATTACCAGTGACATTAGCACAATTTCTCCGTGATGGTCGTTTAATTATATTTGGATTGCTGATTGTCGTTGGTACAATATTTTTCCCTCAAGGTTTGGTCACACCAGAATTATGGAAGGGGCGAGGGATAAGATCGTGGAAGAGGTAA
- a CDS encoding heterodisulfide reductase-related iron-sulfur binding cluster has translation MQTSNSSQDAIPANLSHGSGFDPQHPPDPKLIDTCVHCGFCLSTCPSYRVIGKEMDSPRGRIYLMDAVNEGEIPLSKATVQHFDSCLGCLACVTTCPSGVQYDKLISATRPQVERNYPRNLGDRLYRQLIFSLFPYPNRLRVLLAPLLLYQKTGVQKLVRSTRLLQRFSPRLAAMESILPQISFSSFQDKLPTIIPAQGEKRYRVGMILGCVQRLFFSPVNEATVRVLTANGCEVVIPKTQGCCAALPHHQGQEEQAKALARQMIDSFTDTGVDAVIINAAGCGHTLKEYGHLLQDDPEYRDQAKDFAANVKDAQEFLATVGLTAKLSSLAEKPLTLVYQDACHLLHGQKISIQPRQLLRQIPGVQLREPLDAALCCGSAGVYNMLQPEVADELGKQKVQNLLNTGAELVASANPGCTLQITKHMQQQSSKIAVMHPMELLDYSIRGIQVNVHHK, from the coding sequence ATGCAAACTTCAAATTCTTCACAAGATGCAATACCTGCTAATTTGAGTCATGGGAGTGGCTTTGATCCGCAACATCCACCCGATCCAAAGTTAATCGACACTTGCGTTCATTGTGGATTTTGTCTGTCAACATGTCCGAGTTATCGTGTAATTGGCAAAGAAATGGATTCTCCCCGCGGCAGAATCTATCTTATGGATGCTGTGAATGAAGGAGAAATTCCACTAAGTAAAGCAACAGTACAGCATTTTGACTCGTGTTTAGGATGTCTTGCGTGTGTGACAACTTGTCCTTCCGGCGTACAATACGACAAACTAATTTCTGCAACACGTCCCCAAGTAGAACGAAACTATCCACGTAATTTAGGCGATCGCTTGTATCGTCAACTCATTTTTTCCTTATTTCCCTATCCTAATCGTCTGCGGGTGCTACTTGCACCTTTACTGCTATATCAAAAGACAGGTGTGCAAAAGCTTGTTCGTTCGACAAGGTTACTTCAACGCTTTTCTCCTCGTCTCGCCGCGATGGAATCAATCTTACCGCAAATTAGTTTCAGTTCATTTCAAGACAAACTACCAACAATTATTCCTGCCCAAGGTGAGAAACGCTATCGCGTAGGTATGATTTTAGGTTGCGTACAGCGACTTTTTTTCTCACCAGTCAACGAAGCTACTGTAAGAGTTTTAACAGCAAATGGCTGCGAAGTTGTTATTCCCAAAACACAAGGCTGTTGCGCAGCATTACCACATCATCAGGGGCAAGAAGAACAAGCTAAAGCCTTAGCACGTCAGATGATTGATAGCTTTACAGATACTGGTGTAGATGCTGTTATTATCAATGCAGCTGGTTGCGGTCATACATTAAAAGAATACGGGCATTTACTGCAAGACGATCCAGAATACCGCGATCAAGCTAAAGACTTTGCTGCAAATGTTAAAGATGCACAAGAGTTTCTTGCTACCGTTGGTTTAACAGCCAAACTTTCATCTCTAGCTGAAAAACCTCTAACTTTAGTTTATCAGGATGCTTGTCATTTATTACATGGACAAAAAATTAGTATTCAACCCCGCCAGTTACTTCGACAAATTCCTGGAGTACAACTAAGAGAACCCCTTGATGCAGCTTTGTGCTGTGGAAGCGCAGGTGTTTACAATATGCTACAACCTGAAGTTGCGGATGAGTTAGGTAAGCAGAAAGTACAAAATCTCTTGAATACAGGTGCAGAATTAGTTGCGTCTGCTAATCCTGGTTGTACTTTGCAAATTACTAAGCATATGCAGCAGCAAAGTAGCAAAATTGCTGTGATGCATCCGATGGAGTTACTAGATTACTCAATTCGCGGAATTCAGGTAAATGTCCATCACAAATAA
- a CDS encoding FAD-binding oxidoreductase, which yields MDAIAQKLETIVGSSGVVAWDDIEAKHRERIQQAIATKNYPYLIYPQTQAELAAVVTCACQNQWKILCCGNMTKLDWGGLAQGVQVVISTERIHQLIEHAVGDLTITAEAGILFADLQTRLAAAGQFLALDPFAPQAATLGGIVATADTGSLRQRYGGVRDQLLGITFVRADGKIAKAGGRVVKNVAGYDLMKLFTGSYGTLGIITTVTFRVFPIPAASSTVVLTGNANAIAQAVKSLRASALTPVASDLLSKQLVANLALGQGLGLVVRFQNLAASVKQQATSLLELGQQLNLQGAVYTDDETELWQKLQQQMRSPTKSTKITCKIGVLPINAVTTLTQFDPHMGLIHTGSGLGLLRFDADVDKQSILQIRDFCHSQGGFLTVLSAPKILKETIDVWGYRGNALELMQRIKYQFDPNNLLSPSCFVEEL from the coding sequence ATGGATGCGATCGCCCAAAAACTAGAAACTATTGTTGGTAGTTCTGGAGTTGTAGCATGGGATGATATTGAAGCTAAGCATCGCGAACGGATACAACAGGCGATCGCAACAAAAAACTATCCTTATCTTATTTATCCCCAAACTCAAGCAGAACTTGCAGCAGTTGTTACCTGTGCTTGCCAAAATCAATGGAAAATCCTATGCTGCGGAAACATGACTAAACTCGATTGGGGTGGATTAGCACAAGGCGTACAAGTTGTTATCAGTACCGAACGCATTCACCAATTAATTGAACACGCAGTTGGCGATTTAACCATAACAGCAGAAGCTGGAATTCTCTTTGCAGATTTACAAACAAGGTTAGCAGCCGCAGGACAATTTCTGGCACTTGATCCATTTGCACCTCAAGCAGCTACATTAGGAGGAATCGTCGCCACCGCCGATACTGGTTCGTTGCGTCAACGTTACGGAGGAGTGCGCGATCAACTATTAGGAATCACTTTTGTACGCGCCGATGGCAAAATTGCCAAAGCTGGAGGCAGAGTTGTTAAAAACGTTGCTGGTTATGACTTAATGAAGTTGTTTACTGGATCGTATGGTACGTTAGGTATTATTACAACTGTTACATTCCGCGTATTTCCCATTCCAGCAGCTTCTAGTACAGTAGTGTTGACTGGAAATGCAAATGCGATCGCCCAAGCTGTTAAAAGTTTACGCGCATCGGCTTTAACTCCAGTTGCGTCTGATTTACTCTCAAAGCAATTAGTTGCAAATTTAGCTCTTGGTCAAGGTTTAGGCTTGGTTGTTCGGTTTCAAAACCTCGCTGCAAGTGTCAAACAACAAGCTACATCACTTTTGGAATTAGGACAACAGTTAAATTTACAGGGCGCAGTTTACACAGATGATGAGACTGAGTTATGGCAGAAATTACAACAACAAATGCGATCGCCTACCAAATCTACTAAAATTACTTGCAAAATAGGTGTATTGCCTATAAATGCTGTTACAACGCTTACGCAATTTGATCCGCACATGGGTTTGATTCACACTGGTAGTGGTTTAGGTTTATTGCGGTTTGATGCTGATGTGGACAAGCAAAGTATTTTACAAATACGAGATTTTTGTCACTCTCAAGGAGGTTTTCTCACAGTTTTATCAGCCCCAAAAATTCTCAAAGAAACAATCGATGTTTGGGGATATCGAGGTAATGCTTTAGAACTAATGCAGCGAATTAAATACCAGTTCGATCCCAATAATCTTTTGAGTCCATCTTGTTTTGTTGAGGAACTTTAA
- a CDS encoding PAS domain-containing sensor histidine kinase, translating to MSHLKIAKAITMWEKTIIQIKSFLNHKQNAIAYNKQSNKIQKINQTLEQKLQKQTLQLQQVNQQLADKIVEQQQMEIALRESEERYRDLFENANDLIQCVTPEGKFIYVNQAWKATLEYSDTEIETLSIFEVIHPDCLDHCMEIFKKIMVGEVCNEVEATFISKSGRKVILSGSINCKFVQGKPVSTRGIFRDITERKQAEVEIHYALAKERELVELKSRFITTASHEFRTPLAVILMAAKLLEKFSNQISEEKKQLYLERIQTAGNHMTQLLDDILIVGKLEAEKLQFAPTYLDLIQFCGEIVEHMQISSTTNLHTIKFNCTSSVTHVYLDAKLLRHILINLLSNAIKYSPQGGNINFELAYKSQEITFRIQDQGVGIPEKDQKYLFDSFYRGSNTSTIPGTGLGMSIVKQCVDLHNGNIVIESQVGVGTTVTVTIPEQC from the coding sequence TTGAGTCATTTAAAAATTGCAAAAGCTATCACTATGTGGGAAAAGACAATTATTCAGATAAAGTCATTTTTGAATCACAAACAAAATGCGATCGCTTACAATAAACAGTCAAATAAAATTCAAAAAATCAATCAAACTTTAGAGCAAAAGCTTCAAAAACAAACTCTACAGTTACAACAAGTTAATCAACAACTAGCAGATAAAATTGTTGAACAGCAGCAGATGGAAATAGCTCTACGCGAAAGCGAAGAAAGATACCGCGATTTATTTGAAAATGCGAATGATTTAATTCAATGCGTTACACCAGAAGGTAAATTTATTTATGTAAATCAAGCTTGGAAAGCCACTCTAGAGTACAGTGATACGGAGATAGAAACTCTTTCCATATTTGAAGTTATTCATCCTGATTGCTTAGATCATTGTATGGAAATTTTTAAAAAAATAATGGTTGGTGAGGTTTGTAATGAAGTTGAAGCTACGTTTATTTCAAAAAGTGGTAGGAAAGTTATACTTTCTGGAAGCATTAATTGTAAGTTTGTTCAAGGTAAACCAGTTTCAACTAGAGGTATATTTCGGGATATAACTGAGCGCAAGCAAGCTGAAGTCGAAATTCACTACGCTTTGGCGAAAGAACGAGAATTAGTTGAACTTAAATCGCGTTTTATCACGACAGCATCGCATGAGTTCCGTACACCACTTGCAGTTATTCTTATGGCAGCTAAATTACTTGAAAAGTTCAGTAACCAAATATCAGAAGAAAAGAAACAACTTTATCTCGAACGTATTCAAACTGCAGGTAATCACATGACACAGTTGTTAGATGATATTTTAATAGTTGGTAAACTTGAAGCGGAAAAGTTACAGTTTGCTCCAACTTATTTAGATTTAATACAATTTTGTGGTGAAATAGTAGAACATATGCAAATTAGCAGTACTACTAATTTGCATACAATTAAATTCAACTGTACAAGTTCAGTTACTCATGTTTACCTAGATGCAAAACTATTGAGACATATTCTCATAAACTTATTATCTAATGCTATTAAGTATTCGCCTCAGGGTGGAAATATTAACTTTGAATTAGCATATAAATCACAAGAGATTACTTTCAGAATTCAAGACCAAGGAGTTGGTATTCCAGAAAAAGACCAAAAATATTTATTTGACTCTTTTTATCGTGGTAGCAACACTAGTACAATTCCTGGAACAGGTTTAGGTATGTCCATAGTAAAACAGTGCGTGGATTTACACAATGGAAATATTGTCATAGAGAGTCAAGTTGGAGTTGGTACTACAGTCACTGTCACAATACCTGAACAATGCTAA
- the glcD gene encoding glycolate oxidase subunit GlcD, whose amino-acid sequence MLLRNQQHSKWKPLIKQFEAVLGKNGVVQRKEELITYECDGLTSYRQRPAVVVLPRTTEQVAEIVKICDRNSIPFIARGSGTGLSGGALPIEDCVLIVTAMMRQILKVDLENQQVIVQPGVINNWVTQTVSGAGFYYAPDPSSQIICSIGGNVAENSGGVHCLKYGVTTNHVLGLKLVLPDGTITEVGGQVPEMPGYDLTGVFVGSEGTLGIATEITLKILKTAESICVLLADFTSVEAAGAAVSDIISAGIIPAGMEMMDNLSINAVEDVVATGCYPRDAQAILLVEIDGLAIEVATNKQRIADICKQNGARNITTANDPETRLKLWKGRKAAFAAAGHLSPDYYVQDGVIPRTQLPFVLQEIENLSKQYGYRIANVFHAGDGNLHPLILYNNSIPGALEQVEELGGEILKLCVKVGGSISGEHGIGADKRCYMPDMFTQTDLETMQYIRQAFNPKGLANPGKIFPTPRTCGEAARAELANKFDSVERF is encoded by the coding sequence ATGCTTCTTAGAAATCAGCAGCACAGCAAATGGAAACCACTTATTAAGCAATTTGAGGCTGTTCTTGGCAAAAATGGCGTAGTGCAGCGCAAGGAAGAATTAATTACTTATGAGTGTGATGGTTTAACTAGTTATCGTCAACGCCCTGCGGTAGTTGTGTTACCACGCACAACTGAACAAGTCGCAGAGATAGTGAAAATATGCGATCGCAATTCAATTCCCTTCATAGCACGCGGTTCTGGTACTGGCTTATCTGGTGGTGCGCTACCAATTGAAGATTGTGTTTTGATTGTAACCGCCATGATGCGGCAAATTCTCAAGGTAGACTTGGAAAATCAGCAAGTTATTGTCCAACCTGGAGTCATCAATAATTGGGTAACGCAAACTGTTAGCGGTGCTGGATTCTATTATGCTCCCGATCCTTCTAGTCAAATTATCTGCTCAATTGGTGGTAATGTTGCAGAAAATTCGGGTGGCGTCCACTGTCTCAAATATGGCGTAACGACAAATCATGTTTTAGGATTAAAGCTTGTACTTCCTGATGGCACAATTACTGAAGTGGGCGGACAAGTTCCAGAAATGCCTGGATATGATCTTACAGGAGTGTTTGTTGGTTCAGAAGGAACACTAGGTATTGCCACAGAAATTACACTAAAGATTCTCAAAACAGCTGAATCAATTTGCGTTCTCTTAGCAGATTTTACCAGCGTAGAAGCCGCAGGTGCTGCTGTGTCTGATATTATCAGTGCTGGAATCATTCCTGCGGGGATGGAGATGATGGATAACCTCAGTATTAATGCAGTGGAAGATGTTGTTGCGACAGGCTGCTATCCTAGAGACGCACAAGCAATTCTATTAGTCGAAATCGATGGCTTAGCTATAGAAGTGGCTACAAATAAACAACGAATTGCTGATATTTGTAAACAGAATGGCGCACGAAACATTACTACAGCAAATGATCCAGAAACACGCTTGAAGCTATGGAAAGGACGTAAAGCAGCTTTTGCCGCTGCAGGACATCTTAGCCCCGATTATTATGTCCAAGATGGAGTTATTCCCCGTACACAATTGCCGTTTGTTTTGCAAGAAATTGAGAACTTAAGTAAACAATACGGTTATCGAATTGCTAATGTATTCCATGCGGGTGATGGTAATCTTCATCCTTTAATTTTGTACAATAACTCCATTCCTGGTGCATTAGAACAAGTGGAAGAATTAGGTGGAGAAATTCTCAAGCTTTGTGTTAAAGTCGGTGGAAGTATTTCAGGTGAACATGGAATTGGTGCTGATAAGCGATGCTATATGCCAGATATGTTTACCCAAACCGATCTAGAAACCATGCAATATATTCGTCAAGCATTTAATCCGAAAGGACTGGCAAATCCTGGAAAAATATTTCCGACACCTCGTACGTGTGGAGAAGCTGCAAGGGCTGAATTAGCAAATAAATTTGATTCAGTAGAGCGATTTTAA
- a CDS encoding Uma2 family endonuclease, whose protein sequence is MVEPTFICDDDYYVPDANQLITEDDTPVDNFASAKQQRLLVSSLYSALKTQIFLAEANVGVYYTDLQPAIVPDVFLSFDVQVPQNWWEKQNRCYMVWRFGKPPEVAIEIVSNKEGDELGKKLRIYEHMRVSYYIVYDPTGQFGQVLRVYELRGMRYSEISETWLEQVGLGVTIWQGEFEGRQDTWLRWCYQDGNILLTGDERASQAEQRASQAEQRAQLLAEQLRRMGIEPSD, encoded by the coding sequence ATGGTTGAGCCAACTTTCATCTGTGACGATGACTACTACGTACCAGATGCTAATCAGCTAATTACTGAAGACGATACACCTGTGGATAATTTCGCCTCTGCTAAACAGCAACGCCTGCTTGTTAGTTCCCTTTACAGTGCATTAAAAACACAAATTTTTTTAGCTGAAGCAAACGTTGGCGTTTACTACACCGATTTGCAACCCGCGATTGTACCCGATGTGTTTCTCAGTTTTGACGTGCAAGTTCCACAAAATTGGTGGGAAAAGCAAAATCGTTGTTATATGGTGTGGCGTTTTGGAAAACCACCAGAAGTTGCGATTGAGATTGTTTCTAACAAAGAAGGGGATGAACTGGGTAAGAAACTAAGAATCTACGAGCATATGCGCGTCAGCTACTATATTGTGTACGATCCTACTGGGCAATTTGGACAAGTGCTACGGGTGTATGAACTCAGAGGAATGCGATATTCGGAAATTAGTGAAACTTGGCTCGAACAAGTCGGACTAGGTGTGACAATATGGCAAGGAGAATTTGAAGGCAGGCAAGATACATGGTTACGCTGGTGCTACCAAGATGGAAATATTTTGCTTACTGGAGATGAACGCGCTTCACAAGCCGAACAACGCGCTTCACAAGCTGAACAACGCGCTCAACTCCTTGCTGAACAACTACGGAGGATGGGAATTGAGCCTTCCGACTGA
- the miaA gene encoding tRNA (adenosine(37)-N6)-dimethylallyltransferase MiaA, translating to MYPSNFYRSCLITICGATATGKSQLAIALATKLGLAVILSADSRQVYREFNIGTAKPSIAEQNLAPHYLIDICAPTQTLTVADYQTQAQGLITQFQQQGKIPFLVGGTGLYIRSVVQGLKIPRVAPNTELRSQLESLGQTQLYSILQQVDPIAAQKIHSNDLVRTLRALEVFYVTGCPISQQQGEQPPSYPILQIGLDCSTECLRDRIFQRTEQMIADGLVAEVEYLYHKYGADLPLLNTLGYHEIKQYLAGEVTLTQAKELIVLHTRQFAKRQRTWFRAYPQIEWFNADAPSLFDQVYQRVQAFLNKKPLT from the coding sequence ATGTACCCAAGTAATTTTTATCGATCTTGCTTAATCACAATTTGTGGTGCGACAGCAACAGGTAAATCACAACTTGCGATCGCACTTGCAACGAAACTCGGTTTGGCTGTGATTCTCAGTGCAGATTCGCGCCAAGTATACCGCGAGTTTAATATTGGCACAGCCAAGCCATCAATTGCTGAACAAAATTTAGCACCACACTATTTAATTGATATCTGCGCACCTACTCAAACTCTCACTGTCGCAGATTACCAAACACAAGCACAAGGTTTAATTACTCAGTTTCAGCAGCAAGGAAAAATTCCCTTCTTAGTGGGTGGAACAGGGCTATACATTCGTTCAGTAGTGCAAGGGTTAAAAATTCCGAGAGTCGCACCGAATACCGAGTTGCGATCGCAGCTAGAATCGCTCGGTCAAACCCAACTTTATAGTATTTTGCAGCAGGTCGATCCAATTGCAGCGCAGAAAATTCACAGTAACGATTTAGTCAGAACATTGCGGGCGTTGGAAGTGTTTTACGTGACAGGTTGTCCAATTTCACAGCAACAAGGAGAGCAGCCACCGAGTTATCCAATTTTACAGATTGGTTTAGATTGTAGTACAGAGTGCTTACGCGATCGCATTTTTCAACGCACCGAACAAATGATTGCAGACGGCTTAGTAGCTGAAGTGGAATATCTTTATCACAAATACGGTGCTGATCTACCACTATTAAATACACTGGGATATCACGAGATCAAGCAGTACCTTGCTGGCGAAGTCACACTAACTCAAGCAAAAGAACTGATAGTTTTGCATACAAGGCAATTTGCCAAGCGACAGCGTACCTGGTTTCGTGCGTATCCTCAAATTGAATGGTTTAATGCTGATGCGCCTAGCTTATTTGACCAAGTTTACCAGCGAGTACAAGCATTTTTAAATAAAAAACCTCTTACATAA